From a region of the Streptomyces sp. NBC_01454 genome:
- a CDS encoding YfbM family protein codes for MIGEYARVTPAELDRALGDPEWALTLVSARREAEADACPQPASARCLDIDKAWDALGFLLRRAGFPVDIVHGEEPVPGADDWGYGPPRYLTPEQVQKAAAALAEISGDGLTAGVGPADLAKAEVYPTIVWERGEPLDYVREYYELLRPFLCAAAEQGDGVLMWLG; via the coding sequence ATGATCGGAGAGTACGCACGTGTCACACCTGCCGAACTCGACCGCGCCCTCGGCGATCCCGAGTGGGCGCTGACGCTGGTCAGCGCCCGGCGGGAGGCGGAGGCCGACGCGTGCCCGCAGCCGGCGTCGGCGCGCTGCCTGGACATCGACAAGGCCTGGGACGCCCTGGGATTCCTGCTGCGCCGCGCGGGCTTCCCGGTGGACATCGTCCATGGCGAGGAACCCGTCCCGGGCGCCGACGACTGGGGCTACGGCCCGCCCCGCTATCTCACCCCCGAGCAGGTGCAAAAGGCCGCCGCGGCGCTGGCGGAGATATCCGGTGACGGGCTGACGGCCGGTGTCGGCCCGGCCGACCTCGCCAAGGCGGAGGTGTACCCGACGATCGTCTGGGAGCGGGGCGAGCCGCTGGACTATGTGCGCGAGTATTACGAGCTGTTGCGGCCGTTCCTGTGCGCGGCGGCGGAGCAGGGGGACGGTGTGCTCATGTGGCTCGGATAG
- a CDS encoding rhomboid-like protein gives MRAGRAPADDPGRTPQAGTGPDGGPGLLPGIPRQRGGQAAAAREAATQRATARPGGTPGMRWRPWRLLPTPAGTPFTFGYAVLLVATSLFAEYGDPGLVSDLLQGSSTDVAHLARSPLMVLVASALWIAGGMTSAYALGFLFVLTALERRLGALRTAAVFFGGHAVATLATELPVAFSVAAGRLPESSLHRLDYGISFGVMTCIGALAGLLPAWLRWPLLAGVGYLAVTDLLAYADPLTDWGHLLSLTLGVAAWPLLRHWRTHHARPAPLLGDLGRPALQGAGPS, from the coding sequence ATGCGGGCCGGGCGCGCGCCGGCCGATGACCCGGGGCGCACTCCGCAGGCGGGCACCGGCCCGGACGGGGGGCCGGGCCTGCTGCCGGGGATCCCCCGGCAGCGCGGCGGTCAGGCGGCCGCGGCCCGGGAGGCCGCGACACAGCGGGCCACGGCCCGTCCGGGCGGGACGCCCGGCATGCGGTGGCGACCCTGGCGGCTGCTGCCCACCCCCGCCGGCACCCCCTTCACCTTCGGGTACGCCGTGCTGCTCGTGGCCACCTCGCTGTTCGCCGAGTACGGCGACCCGGGGCTGGTCTCCGATCTGCTGCAGGGCTCCAGCACGGACGTCGCGCATCTCGCGCGCTCCCCGCTGATGGTGCTGGTCGCCAGCGCCCTGTGGATCGCCGGCGGGATGACCTCCGCTTACGCCCTCGGCTTCCTCTTCGTCCTGACGGCGCTGGAGCGGCGGCTGGGCGCACTGCGCACCGCCGCCGTCTTCTTCGGCGGCCATGCGGTGGCCACCCTCGCCACCGAACTGCCCGTCGCCTTCTCCGTCGCCGCCGGCCGGCTGCCCGAGAGCTCCCTGCACCGCCTCGACTACGGCATCAGCTTCGGCGTGATGACCTGCATAGGAGCCCTGGCGGGCCTGCTGCCGGCCTGGCTGCGCTGGCCGCTGCTGGCCGGCGTCGGCTACCTGGCGGTGACCGATCTGCTCGCCTACGCCGACCCGCTGACCGACTGGGGCCATCTGCTCTCGCTCACCCTGGGCGTCGCCGCCTGGCCGCTGCTGCGCCACTGGCGCACCCACCACGCCCGGCCCGCCCCGCTCCTCGGCGACCTGGGCCGGCCCGCACTGCAGGGCGCGGGCCCGTCCTGA